From a single Silene latifolia isolate original U9 population chromosome 6, ASM4854445v1, whole genome shotgun sequence genomic region:
- the LOC141587674 gene encoding uncharacterized protein LOC141587674 gives MGCSGDQGYLLTVRDAQTLGIFDRIFRTHSYKYRIITSCNGLLLVAQFRYNCNQEEELRLWNPCIRKSLLLPTCPFRPYLLDGLSCYLFGFAPRSKDYNVVAFKFKIDDTLGEEGKKMLFAVYTLSNRQWTVRNDPVNFTNLNIISMDGLFCNLSTAVFFRGATYWLGNNDKQRRLLTHLCSFDFDTENITCLKLPFSLDEKCPILFLFLLWESLAIFRISPITSSIWVLDQDNKHRPWTLRFSGKSSWDGFKVFNLCYVKCRKVLYCETDGGYFVCGDQAYNIASCKVEPLKISMSSNFYLETYSESLALSTGYGSRDLRSFP, from the coding sequence ATGGGATGCTCTGGGGATCAAGGGTATTTATTGACAGTTCGCGATGCTCAAACTCTTGGTATATTCGATCGCATTTTTAGAACACATTCGTACAAGTACCGTATTATAACTAGCTGTAATGGGTTGCTTTTAGTAGCACAATTTAGATATAATTGTAACCAGGAGGAAGAATTGAGATTGTGGAACCCTTGTATTCGCAAATCGTTGTTACTTCCCACTTGCCCATTTCGCCCCTATTTACTTGACGGCCTTAGTTGCTATTTGTTTGGGTTTGCGCCTCGTAGTAAGGATTATAATGTGGTTGCATTTAAGTTTAAGATTGATGATACTTTGGGTGAAGAGGGTAAAAAAATGTTATTCGCAGTTTATACTCTCAGTAATCGACAATGGACTGTCAGGAATGATCCCGTCAATTTCACTAATCTCAACATTATTAGTATGGATGGGCTGTTTTGTAATTTATCAACTGCTGTTTTCTTTCGAGGGGCAACATACTGGCTTGGAAATAATGATAAACAAAGGAGATTATTAACTCATCTTTGTTCCTTTGACTTTGATACGGAAAATATCACCTGTTTGAAACTACCTTTTAGTCTGGATGAAAAATGTCCCATTCTGTTTCTGTTTCTTCTTTGGGAATCACTAGCTATATTCCGTATTTCTCCGATAACTTCCAGCATATGGGTGCTTGATCAGGACAATAAACATAGGCCATGGACTCTACGGTTTTCAGGAAAATCAAGTTGGGATGGTTTTAAAGTATTCAATTTGTGCTATGTAAAATGTCGAAAGGTGCTCTATTGTGAGACTGATGGTGGCTATTTTGTTTGCGGGGACCAGGCTTATAATATAGCTAGTTGCAAAGTGGAGCCGCTGAAAATATCAATGAGTTCTAATTTTTACTTGGAAACGTATTCGGAGAGCTTGGCATTGTCCACAGGATACGGATCCCGTGATTTAAGGTCCTTCCCATGA
- the LOC141587675 gene encoding F-box/kelch-repeat protein At3g23880-like, translating into MSSSKNPTSSSKLPYIPSEIWIQIFPTLPAKTLLRFRCVCKSWRSIIDNPDFVHMHFQHSQINSENNMSNKLLLTLEGMGHYGNEGCVLTVCDAQTLAKIDRIARIHSDRYRILGSCSGLLLVERSNYRSTCHHELRLWNPCIRKLLILPTCPLRSYLNDDTTWYVLGFAPHTQDYKVVKFAFDKYQDSGNVYIAVYTLSNQQWTIRNDPLTVPILDNYYRCRLFDSVSTAVFFRGAVHWLGIIDNLTHAFTHLASFDFDHEKITFLELPFTCEEKGTLRFLFFLRGSLAVFSISEVTSSIWMLDLDNQKRPWTLWFSGKSTLDGYKAFELCSANLEKARLVSLSPEKEAKERMIKVFYCESDGGYLVCGNKAYNIASGKVQPFKRYMSSHLKLETYSESLVLSNAYGARDLRSFS; encoded by the coding sequence ATGAGCAGCAGCAAGAATCCAACATCATCATCAAAATTGCCGTATATCCCATCCGAAATTTGGATTCAGATTTTCCCAACATTACCGGCGAAAACCCTTTTACGATTCAGGTGCGTATGTAAATCTTGGCGTTCTATTATCGATAACCCTGATTTCGTTCACATGCATTTTCAACATTCCCAAATCAATTCTGAAAATAATATGAGTAATAAATTATTGTTAACCCTTGAGGGTATGGGACACTATGGAAATGAAGGGTGTGTGTTGACAGTTTGTGATGCTCAAACTCTTGCTAAAATTGATCGAATTGCTAGAATTCATTCGGACAGGTACCGTATCTTAGGTAGCTGTAGTGGTTTGCTTTTAGTTGAACGATCTAATTATAGGAGTACTTGTCACCACGAATTGAGATTGTGGAACCCTTGTATTCGCAAATTGTTGATACTTCCTACTTGCCCACTTCGCTCCTATTTGAACGATGACACTACTTGGTATGTGTTAGGGTTCGCCCCTCATACTCAGGATTATAAAGTTGTTAAGTTCGCATTTGACAAGTATCAAGATTCTGGAAATGTGTATATTGCAGTTTATACACTCAGTAATCAACAATGGACCATCAGAAATGATCCCCTCACTGTCCCTATTCTCGATAATTATTATAGGTGTAGGCTATTTGACTCTGTATCAACAGCTGTTTTCTTTCGAGGTGCAGTACACTGGCTTGGAATAATTGATAACCTAACGCATGCATTTACTCATCTTGCTTCCTTTGACTTTGATCACGAAAAAATAACCTTTTTGGAACTGCCATTTACTTGCGAAGAAAAAGGCACCTTGAGGTTTCTGTTTTTTCTTCGGGGGTCGCTAGCCGTTTTCAGTATTTCTGAAGTAACTTCCAGCATATGGATGCTAGACCTCGACAACCAAAAGAGGCCGTGGACTCTATGGTTTTCAGGGAAATCAACTCTGGATGGTTATAAAGCATTCGAGTTGTGCTCTGCTAATCTTGAAAAGGCCAGGCTCGTTAGCCTTTCCCCGGAAAAAGAAGCAAAAGAGCGAATGATCAAGGTGTTCTATTGTGAGAGTGATGGTGGCTATTTAGTTTGCGGGAACAAGGCTTATAATATAGCTAGTGGCAAAGTACAACCGTTCAAAAGATATATGAGCTCTCATTTAAAACTGGAAACGTATTCGGAGAGCTTGGTGTTGTCCAATGCATACGGAGCCCGTGATTTGAGGTCCTTCTCATGA